In one Epinephelus lanceolatus isolate andai-2023 chromosome 19, ASM4190304v1, whole genome shotgun sequence genomic region, the following are encoded:
- the LOC117269523 gene encoding cholesterol 7-desaturase nvd isoform X2, protein MCTVKVAVIIGLGVGAMLLTQSETPLDSAGTVYQQVWRDWGLLMRAVVCIIVGVSLLALGWLYRLLFAPLELLRGPDDVGYIAEDGRSKARAANEVRRRRNTGELPPVYPNGWFRVLDSRMLQRGEVRSVSVLGEQLAVFRGQDWKAYVVDAYCPHLGANLAVGGRVVGNCIECPFHGWKFQGNDGKCVKIPYAEKVPEFAKVRCWPSCEVNGQILVWFHCDGEDPQWTVPEQQEITKGEWVYRGRTEHFINAHIEEIPENAADIAHIAHLHTPGIVSGVDLRYTNSKTWEFVRHDWKVQWEPESEPNKHCSQMLVKHALTVFGCHWPLLDVCVVARQVGPGVVFLLFDHNFLGRGVIMQSVTPVEPLLQCVSHSIFYQSNIPPLVPKFILKAECIQTK, encoded by the exons ATGTGCACTGTGAAGGTGGCTGTGATTATTGGGCTGGGAGTAGGTGCGATGCTTCTCACACAAAGTGAAACCCCGCTGGACTCTGCAGGCACTGTGTACCAGCAGGTATGGAGGGATTGGGGGCTGCTCATGCGGGCTGTGGTTTGCATAATCGTCGGAGTCTCCCTCCTCGCCCTGGGCTGGCTGTACAGGCTGCTCTTCGCCCCCCTGGAGCTGCTCAGGGGCCCCGATGATGTGGGATACATCGCCGAGGACGGTCGCTCCAAAGCCCGGGCGGCAAACGAGGTCCGCCGCAGGAGGAACACCGGAGAGCTGCCTCCTGTGTATCCAAACGGCTGGTTCCGAGTGCTGGACTCACGCATGCTGCAGAGAGGGGAGGTCAGGAGTGTCTCTGTTCTAG GTGAGCAGCTGGCGGTGTTTCGGGGCCAGGACTGGAAGGCCTACGTGGTGGATGCCTACTGCCCTCACCTGGGTGCCAACCTGGCTGTAGGGGGACGGGTGGTGGGAAACTGCATAGAGTGTCCCTTCCATGGATGGAAGTTTCAGGGGAACGACGGCAAGTGTGTGAAGATCCCCTATGCAGAAAAAG TGCCAGAGTTTGCCAAGGTGCGCTGCTGGCCCAGCTGTGAGGTCAACGGCCAGATCCTAGTGTGGTTTCACTGTGATGGAGAAGATCCTCAGTGGACCGTCCCAGAGCAGCAGGAAATCACAAAGGGCGAGTGGGTCTATCGGGGGAGGACTGAACATTTTATCAACGCTCACATAGAG GAGATTCCTGAAAATGCAGCAGACATCGCTCACATCGCTCACCTGCACACGCCAGGCATTGTCAGTGGAGTAGATCTGCGTTACACCAACAGCAAAACCTGGGAATTTGTGCGGCATGACTGGAAG GTTCAATGGGAGCCAGAGTCAGAGCCCAACAAGCATTGCTCACAGATGTTGGTGAAACATGCGCTTACTGTGTTTGGATGCCACTGGCCTCTGCTGGATGTTTGTGTTGTGGCCAGACAG GTGGGTCCAGGAGTGGTGTTCCTGCTGTTTGACCACAATTTCCTCGGCCGGGGTGTCATCATGCAATCTGTGACTCCAGTGGAgcctctgctgcagtgtgtctCTCACTCTATCTTCTATCAGTCTAATATCCCACCTCTGGTGCCCAAATTCATCCTCAAAGCAGAGTGCATTCAG
- the LOC117269379 gene encoding bile salt-activated lipase-like, producing the protein METLKILFAVVVSLGTATAAFLGVVQTEGGSVQGKNIPLGFFRSVDVFKGVPFAAKPGTFEKPKPHPGWDGVLKATKFAKRCHQISMLQTSSFGSEDCLYLNIWVPQGRQVSSDLPVMIWFYGGGFMVGGSMGPNFFNNYLYSGQEIATRGNVIVVSVGYRVGTLGFLSTGDSRLPGNYGLWDQHAAIAWVHRNIRSFGGDPDNITIFGESAGGVSVSFQTLSPHNKGLFKRAISQSGVALCPWGLNRNPRKVAEEVAVNVGCPTDDRMVACLKSTDAKNLTMAAPRVKFGTPDYPALKYLVLSPVADGDFLPDQPENLFHNAADIDYLVGVNNMDGHLFSSKDIPNFNNKNQEIPVEDVKRLLAAYTKEKGQAGFEIAFAEYSSNWESTPSQISIKRTAVDIGTDYMFLVPTQTAIYLRAANARSGRTYSYLMSEPSLLARPGKPYNEWVGADHADDLQYVFGKPFTTPKAYGDRHRDLSGYMIAYWTNFARTGDPNKGNLNVPVVWPEFTSTGQQFLEINAKMNESSIGQEMRLRFVRLWASTLPSLPSQGATDAQ; encoded by the exons ATGGAGACATTGAAGATTCTGTTTGCTGTTGTCGTGTCTCTGGGGACGGCCACCGCAGCCTTT CTGGGTGTGGTGCAAACAGAAGGTGGCAGCGTCCAGGGAAAAAATATCCCACTTGGTTTTTTCCGCTCCGTGGAtgttttcaaaggggtcccctTCGCTGCCAAGCCTGGAACATTTGAGAAACCCAAACCTCACCCTGGCTGGGATG GTGTACTGAAGGCAACAAAGTTTGCAAAGAGATGTCACCAGATCAGCATGCTCCAGACTTCAAGTTTTGGTAGTGAAGACTGCCTCTACCTCAACATCTGGGTTCCTCAGGGCCGACAAG TGTCGTCAGATCTGCCCGTCATGATTTGGTTCTATGGAGGAGGCTTCATGGTTGGTGGTTCTATGGGGCCAAACTTTTTCAACAACTATCTGTACAGCGGTCAGGAAATTGCAACCAGGGGCAATGTCATTGTGGTGTCAGTGGGATACCGTGTGGGAACCCTGGGCTTCCTCAGCACAGGGGACTCTCGCTTACCTG GAAACTACGGTCTGTGGGACCAGCATGCCGCCATCGCCTGGGTGCATAGGAACATCCGCTCATTTGGAGGGGACCCTGACAACATCACCATCTTTGGAGAATCCGCAGGTGGAGTTAGTGTCAGCTTCCAG ACTCTTTCCCCCCACAACAAAGGGCTGTTCAAGAGAGCCATCTCCCAGAGCGGTGTTGCCCTCTGCCCCTGGGGTCTGAACAGGAACCCACGCAAGGTTGCAGAGGAG GTTGCTGTGAATGTTGGCTGCCCCACTGATGACAGAATGGTGGCCTGTCTGAAATCAACTGATGCTAAGAATCTCACCATGGCTGCTCCCCGTGTCAAATTTGGCACCCCAGACT ATCCAGCTCTGAAATACCTGGTTCTGTCTCCTGTTGCTGATGGAGACTTCCTCCCTGATCAGCCTGAAAACCTGTTCCACAATGCTGCTGATATCGACTACCTTGTGGGGGTAAATAACATGGATGGACACCTGTTCTCCTCCAAGGACATCCCTAACTTTAATAACAAGAATCAAGAAATTCCTGT AGAAGATGTGAAGAGGCTTCTTGCTGCTTACACCAAAGAGAAGGGGCAGGCTGGTTTTGAGATTGCCTTTGCTGAGTACTCGTCCAACTGGGAATCAACACCCAGCCAAATAAGCATTAAGAGAACTGCTGTGGACATTGGGACTGACTACATGTTCCTGGTTCCAACACAGACTGCCATCTACCTGCGCGCCGCTAACGCCAG GTCTGGGCGGACTTACTCCTACCTGATGTCTGAGCCCAGTTTATTGGCTAGACCAGGCAAACCCTACAATGAGTGGGTAGGAGCCGATCATGCTGATGACCTGCAGTACGTGTTTGGCAAACCCTTCACCACACCAAAGGCTTatggagacagacacagagacctGTCTGGCTATATGATTGCCTACTGGACTAACTTCGCCAGAACTGG AGACCCAAACAAAGGAAACCTGAATGTGCCTGTGGTCTGGCCTGAATTCACGAGCACTGGACAACAGTTCCTGGAGATCAATGCTAAGATGAACGAGAGCTCCATCGGACAGGAAATGAGGCTACGTTTTGTTCGCCTTTGGGCCAGCACCCTTCCCAGCCTCCCATCACAGggtgccacagatgctcagtGA
- the LOC117269433 gene encoding bile salt-activated lipase: MMMMLGILVAAAVFLEAVSATTLGVVYTEGGMVEGTNIRLGFRRHMDVFKGIPYADIPGRFEKPKRHPGWDGVLKANQYRKRCLQVNLIMTDTRGSEDCLYLNVWVPHGRSVSSGLPVMVWIYGGGFLAGGSMGANFLDNYLYDGQEIADRGNVIVVTLGYRVGALGFLSTGEPDLPGNYGLWDQHYAIAWVNRNIRSFGGDPDNMTVFGESAGGASVSFQTLTPHNKGLFRRAISQSGVALCPWAVNRNPRRFAEEVALKVNCPTDHTMAACLKMSDPALLTLAGSLDLSSSPDRPLVTNLLLSPVIDGDFLPDEPYNLFHNAAEIDYIAGVNDMDGHIFTGLDVPSINSQLVDTSIDDVKRLLASYTKEKGKAGLDSAFSTYTIPWGSNPSRETIKKTVVEIGTDFIFLVPTQAALYLHAANATTGRTYSYVLSEPNRMGGLIMPYPSWMGADHADDLQYVFGKPFATPLGYWPRHRDLSGYMINYWTNFAKTGDPNKGESVPATWPKFTNTGHQYLEIHHNMNKNYVKQKMRMRYVHFWCSVLPNLPISIYE; encoded by the exons atgatgatgatgctggGGATTTTAGTAGCTGCTGCCGTGTTTCTGGAGGCGGTCTCTGCCACCACT CTCGGGGTGGTGTACACCGAGGGAGGTATGGTGGAAGGCACGAACATTCGTCTTGGGTTCCGCCGTCACATGGATGTCTTCAAGGGGATTCCCTATGCTGACATCCCTGGAAGATTTGAGAAACCAAAGCGTCACCCAGGCTGGGACG GTGTTCTGAAGGCAAACCAATACAGGAAGAGATGCCTTCAGGTGAACCTCATCATGACTGACACCAGAGGCAGTGAGGACTGTCTTTACCTTAACGTCTGGGTTCCTCACGGCCGCTCAG TGTCCTCTGGTCTGCCCGTCATGGTCTGGATCTACGGAGGAGGCTTCCTGGCTGGAGGCTCGATGGGTGCTAACTTCCTGGACAACTACCTGTACGATGGGCAGGAGATCGCTGACAGAGGAAATGTTATTGTGGTGACGCTGGGATACCGTGTGGGCGCACTGGGTTTCCTGAGCACCGGAGAGCCTGACTTACCTG GAAACTATGGTCTTTGGGACCAACACTACGCCATTGCTTGGGTGAACAGGAACATCCGCTCATTTGGAGGAGACCCCGACAACATGACCGTCTTTGGAGAGTCTGCAGGTGGAGCTAGTGTCAGCTTCCAG ACTCTCACTCCACACAACAAAGGGCTGTTTAGGAGGGCCATCTCCCAGAGCGGTGTCGCCCTTTGCCCCTGGGCTGTCAACAGGAACCCCCGCAGGTTTGCAGAGGAG GTTGCTCTGAAAGTCAACTGCCCCACCGATCACACTATGGCTGCCTGTTTGAAGATGAGTGATCCTGCACTCCTTACGCTGGCTGGTTCTCTTGATCTGTCCAGCTCACCTGATC GCCCCCTTGTTACGAATCTGCTCCTGTCGCCTGTGATTGACGGGGACTTCTTGCCGGATGAGCCTTACAACTTGTTCCATAACGCGGCTGAAATTGACTACATTGCTGGAGTCAACGACATGGACGGACATATCTTCACTGGTTTAGACGTTCCTTCAATCAACTCCCAACTGGTGGACACCTCTAT TGACGATGTGAAGAGGCTCCTGGCTTCGTACACTAAAGAAAAGGGCAAGGCTGGTTTGGACAGCGCTTTCTCCACATACACCATACCCTGGGGCTCAAACCCCAGCAGGGAGACCATCAAGAAAACCGTTGTGGAGATCGGAACGGATTTCATCTTCCTGGTTCCTACTCAGGCTGCCCTCTACCTTCATGCTGCCAATGCCAC AACTGGACGCACCTACTCCTACGTCTTATCTGAGCCCAACCGTATGGGCGGCCTCATCATGCCCTACCCCAGCTGGATGGGAGCCGACCACGCTGATGACCTGCAGTACGTGTTCGGAAAGCCTTTCGCCACACCACTGGGGTACTGGCCCCGCCATCGTGACCTCTCTGGCTACATGATTAACTACTGGACCAACTTTGCCAAAACTGG AGACCCCAACAAAGGAGAGAGTGTGCCCGCTACCTGGCCCAAATTcaccaacactggacaccagtacttGGAGATCCATCATAATATGAACAAGAACTATGTGAAACAGAAGATGAGAATGAGATATGTGCATTTCTGGTGCAGTGTCCTACCCAACCTTCCCATATCCATCTACGAATAA